A genome region from Candidatus Zixiibacteriota bacterium includes the following:
- a CDS encoding sigma-70 family RNA polymerase sigma factor, translated as MIEEALGGSQKAYTSLMEKHRPAIFHIINKIVRNEETASDLVQETFMKAFSALATYRSEYRFSTWLYKIAANASIDFLRKKRIQALSLDRPLETHDGEVEIEVPDYSYHPERDLERKEQSFSIEEAIDSLPKKYREVIVYRHKDDKSYEEIADLLDIPVGTVKARIFRARELLKKKLRHL; from the coding sequence TTGATTGAAGAGGCCCTGGGCGGAAGTCAGAAAGCCTATACCTCGTTGATGGAAAAACATCGCCCGGCGATCTTTCATATTATCAACAAGATCGTTCGAAACGAGGAGACGGCCAGCGACCTTGTCCAGGAGACGTTCATGAAGGCGTTTTCGGCACTGGCGACCTACCGGTCGGAATACCGGTTTTCCACCTGGCTGTACAAAATAGCAGCCAACGCCTCGATCGACTTCCTGCGCAAGAAGAGAATCCAGGCGCTGTCGCTGGACCGTCCCCTCGAGACACACGATGGCGAGGTCGAGATCGAGGTGCCGGACTACTCGTACCATCCCGAACGGGACCTGGAGCGAAAAGAACAGAGTTTCAGCATCGAGGAGGCTATCGATTCGCTGCCGAAGAAGTACCGGGAAGTCATCGTCTACCGGCACAAGGACGATAAATCGTATGAGGAAATTGCCGACCTACTGGATATACCTGTCGGGACCGTCAAAGCGCGGATATTCCGCGCCCGGGAGCTGCTCAAGAAAAAGCTCCGGCACTTGTGA
- a CDS encoding polymer-forming cytoskeletal protein yields the protein MSKIARTVYLSLVVGLFASLAAVAQNRPGATGDIHDTIFDEIELTAEGVTATDTLGNRWRYDFETDQFVPDEEGRSRSPRFPEGGRGRETSAAPVEERCTDEQVIKPFQRSALVGYDEYVDGDIIAVGRVTVKGWVKGDIQTINGRVLVTESGQVDGDIKAPEIVVRPGGKVLGQQIISDPLIDFPTREFGRQFSVDGLIIALSLTAFFLLVGFIGLSLAPRQFGNMGRCLRQYPVRSTLMGVAMVFLLPIVFLVLAITIVGILLIPFLPLLMVIAAASGVVAFGTAIGQRLLRRWQTGEDGGLLQSLGGTILFMLLWVAVAILLGTGDEISQGFGIFFLVVAIIVSVHPVCGGIGSAVLTRFGGRPYASFRDRHQIHETGAPAPAPPPIPTAPPFVAPPPVPPIVPRSDVPPPLSSDSK from the coding sequence ATGAGCAAGATTGCTCGAACGGTATACCTTTCGCTTGTCGTTGGGCTCTTCGCGAGCCTGGCGGCAGTCGCGCAGAACCGTCCGGGCGCGACCGGAGATATCCACGATACCATCTTTGACGAGATCGAACTGACCGCCGAAGGAGTGACGGCGACTGATACACTCGGGAATCGGTGGCGGTACGATTTTGAAACGGACCAGTTTGTGCCCGACGAAGAGGGGCGATCGCGGTCGCCACGGTTCCCCGAAGGGGGGCGAGGACGAGAGACGAGCGCTGCGCCGGTCGAAGAACGATGCACCGATGAGCAGGTGATCAAGCCGTTTCAGCGATCGGCACTGGTCGGATACGATGAGTACGTCGATGGCGACATCATCGCCGTCGGGCGGGTGACGGTCAAAGGCTGGGTCAAAGGAGATATTCAGACTATCAATGGCCGGGTGCTCGTGACCGAGTCGGGACAGGTTGACGGAGACATCAAGGCGCCGGAGATTGTGGTTCGGCCCGGCGGCAAGGTCCTCGGCCAGCAGATCATCAGCGATCCGCTCATTGATTTCCCGACCCGCGAGTTCGGCCGTCAGTTCTCAGTCGACGGATTGATCATCGCACTTTCGCTCACTGCGTTCTTCTTGCTGGTGGGATTCATAGGGCTGTCGCTGGCCCCGCGTCAGTTCGGCAACATGGGGCGCTGTTTGAGGCAGTATCCTGTCCGTTCCACCCTGATGGGCGTCGCGATGGTCTTCCTGCTGCCGATTGTGTTCTTAGTCCTTGCCATTACCATCGTCGGGATACTCTTAATTCCGTTCCTGCCACTGTTAATGGTCATCGCAGCGGCGAGCGGCGTGGTTGCGTTTGGAACCGCCATCGGCCAACGCCTGCTCCGCCGGTGGCAGACCGGGGAAGACGGCGGCCTGTTGCAGTCACTCGGTGGTACGATTTTGTTCATGCTGCTCTGGGTGGCGGTCGCGATTCTTCTGGGGACTGGCGATGAAATCTCCCAAGGGTTCGGGATATTCTTCCTGGTTGTCGCCATCATCGTCTCGGTGCACCCGGTGTGCGGCGGTATAGGCTCTGCCGTTCTGACCAGATTTGGCGGCAGGCCATATGCCAGCTTCCGCGACCGTCACCAGATTCACGAGACCGGCGCTCCCGCTCCGGCCCCCCCGCCGATTCCAACAGCGCCGCCGTTTGTGGCCCCTCCGCCAGTCCCTCCTATCGTTCCCCGGTCTGACGTCCCCCCGCCGCTGTCATCAGACAGCAAATGA
- a CDS encoding trypsin-like peptidase domain-containing protein: protein MVKIVGFLVGLAWSNATAVGLTTQNELYMARDRVLPALVHVQPVVKDYHTGELKKQEVIGSGVIFHRDGYVVTNYHVAGKAVRIICTLSDKEQVSAQFIGGDPPTDIAVIKLNLNEYKGKLHVAEFGDSDSLQVGQYVMAMGSPLSLSRTVSAGVISTKDRYFSSDVRLPTGEQTGIYNLWIQTDAAINPGNSGGPLVDMTGRVIGINSRATMFANNLGFAIPINIVKEVTQAILLSGRVTRSWIGVHCQALQELENYFGTNGTSGVLIASIDGGSPAEAALLKAGDVVVEMDGQPVSARFVEELPAFYKKIASKKPGSVIDFRVRRNDQEYSVRVTTKALGDLQGEDFECAGWGFTVKGLTRQMQLENQLKDTIGVFVTGVKRVGAGDQGGLRPGDVIVSVNKQDVNTLPEFVQWYNELVQQGMEKVLLAVRRGGANRLVVVKAERKSGAESNE, encoded by the coding sequence ATGGTGAAGATAGTCGGTTTCCTCGTCGGTCTTGCCTGGAGCAACGCGACCGCGGTCGGATTGACGACCCAAAATGAGTTGTATATGGCCAGAGACCGGGTGCTCCCGGCGTTGGTGCACGTGCAACCGGTCGTGAAGGACTACCACACGGGGGAATTGAAGAAGCAGGAAGTGATAGGGTCGGGCGTGATCTTTCACCGCGACGGTTACGTCGTTACCAACTATCATGTCGCCGGCAAGGCAGTACGGATCATTTGCACGCTCAGCGACAAGGAACAGGTGTCAGCTCAGTTCATCGGCGGGGACCCGCCGACCGATATAGCCGTCATCAAGTTGAATCTGAACGAATACAAGGGAAAACTGCACGTGGCGGAGTTTGGCGATTCCGATTCCTTGCAGGTGGGCCAGTATGTTATGGCCATGGGTTCACCCCTCTCATTATCGCGAACGGTCTCGGCCGGCGTCATCTCTACGAAAGACCGGTACTTTTCCTCTGATGTGCGGCTCCCTACCGGCGAGCAGACGGGTATTTACAACCTGTGGATCCAGACCGATGCCGCCATCAATCCGGGCAATTCGGGCGGTCCGCTGGTGGACATGACGGGTCGCGTTATCGGTATCAACTCTCGCGCCACAATGTTTGCCAACAATCTCGGGTTCGCCATTCCGATCAATATCGTGAAAGAAGTCACGCAGGCGATCCTCTTGAGTGGGCGGGTGACACGCAGTTGGATTGGCGTTCACTGCCAGGCACTTCAGGAGTTGGAGAACTATTTCGGTACCAACGGCACCTCGGGGGTGCTGATCGCGTCGATCGATGGCGGCTCTCCAGCTGAGGCGGCTCTTTTGAAAGCCGGAGACGTGGTGGTGGAAATGGATGGGCAGCCGGTTTCGGCGCGGTTTGTCGAGGAGTTGCCGGCATTCTACAAAAAGATCGCCAGCAAAAAGCCGGGTTCCGTGATCGATTTCCGCGTGCGGCGCAACGACCAGGAATACTCCGTACGTGTGACCACCAAGGCGCTGGGGGATCTGCAGGGCGAGGACTTTGAGTGCGCCGGCTGGGGATTCACGGTGAAGGGACTGACGCGCCAGATGCAACTCGAGAATCAACTCAAGGATACAATCGGTGTCTTTGTCACGGGAGTCAAACGGGTCGGCGCAGGGGACCAGGGGGGATTGCGGCCCGGCGATGTTATAGTAAGTGTCAACAAGCAAGATGTGAATACACTGCCGGAATTCGTGCAGTGGTACAATGAACTGGTCCAGCAGGGAATGGAGAAAGTGCTGCTGGCGGTCCGACGCGGGGGAGCCAATCGACTGGTGGTCGTGAAGGCGGAAAGGAAATCAGGTGCTGAATCGAATGAATAG
- a CDS encoding DUF4097 family beta strand repeat-containing protein codes for MPLWQRAATTSALVLISVAAAVADEFAFDFQKSLETPDKVSVSILSLEGDLEITTHDEPEVLITATKRIEASTKELASEIAGRLEIRVVQSNDKVTIETVMGTMTREERSLLARLLGGSHEVVARIDFNITVPVHCDLSIASQSGTISADQVRGPVSVKASSAHIVLNGIEGAVDVDNGSGSTTGELLFGPVTVRQAAGTVSLQWVEGDIRVKAGSADVDVVQERGALEVVTASGSINIKTNLDSSRDYYVQTESGNINLLLPETSSGKLHIGSEAGQIRTDIPVTLKSLSKKQMVGEFGSGGVSITLMSRLGDVSVDQF; via the coding sequence ATGCCTCTATGGCAAAGAGCCGCAACGACATCGGCACTCGTGCTGATTTCTGTGGCGGCGGCTGTTGCGGATGAGTTCGCGTTTGACTTTCAGAAATCCCTTGAGACGCCCGACAAGGTGTCGGTATCGATCCTGAGTCTTGAGGGGGATCTGGAGATCACGACTCACGATGAGCCGGAGGTTTTGATAACAGCCACCAAACGGATAGAGGCGTCTACGAAAGAACTGGCCTCGGAGATCGCGGGGAGGCTCGAAATTCGCGTCGTCCAATCCAACGATAAGGTGACGATCGAAACGGTTATGGGGACTATGACCAGAGAAGAACGATCGCTGTTAGCGCGACTTCTGGGCGGCAGCCACGAAGTTGTCGCGCGGATCGACTTCAACATCACTGTGCCGGTGCATTGTGACCTCTCGATCGCCAGTCAGTCGGGAACGATATCGGCCGACCAGGTAAGGGGTCCGGTCAGCGTGAAAGCGTCGTCAGCGCATATCGTGCTCAACGGTATTGAGGGGGCAGTGGATGTCGATAATGGCTCCGGAAGCACTACCGGTGAGTTGCTTTTTGGGCCGGTAACGGTGCGCCAGGCGGCCGGCACCGTTTCGCTGCAGTGGGTCGAGGGGGATATCAGGGTGAAGGCCGGCTCGGCTGACGTTGACGTAGTGCAAGAGCGAGGGGCGCTGGAAGTTGTCACCGCCAGCGGCAGTATCAATATCAAGACGAATCTCGACAGCAGCCGCGACTATTACGTACAGACAGAAAGCGGCAACATAAACCTGTTGCTTCCGGAGACATCGTCCGGCAAGTTGCATATCGGCTCGGAAGCCGGCCAGATCCGGACCGATATTCCGGTGACGCTGAAATCGCTGTCGAAGAAACAGATGGTCGGCGAGTTTGGAAGTGGCGGCGTGAGCATCACCCTGATGTCGCGTTTGGGTGACGTCTCCGTCGACCAGTTCTGA
- the gcvT gene encoding glycine cleavage system aminomethyltransferase GcvT produces the protein MNNRSAEPIRTPFCDFHIAAGAKMVDFAGFYMPVQYKGITQEHLAVRNNVGLFDLSHMGEFEVTGTDALAFLQKTTTNNVAALEIGKIQYSCMPYPDGGIVDDLLIYRLQDRFFLVVNASNIKKDFEWLQSNLSGNVHLANRSDELGLLAIQGPNAQKVMAELTRHDLESMAYYTWAIDMVGGVELLFSRTGYTGEDGFELYIPNAQCARLWEAVTAAGKKYGMELIGLGARDSLRLEMKMALYGNDIDKTTTPVEAGLSWIVDFDKEFIGKPVMVKQRDEKPKRRLVCLELEGKAFPRHGYDIVGDGKVVGKVTSGTFSPSLQKPIALGYVPLDKSRIGSIIDVAIRDKTYPATVVKPPFYKHATHR, from the coding sequence ATGAATAATCGTTCCGCAGAGCCGATTCGCACTCCCTTTTGCGATTTCCACATAGCCGCAGGCGCCAAAATGGTTGATTTTGCAGGCTTTTATATGCCGGTTCAGTACAAGGGAATCACGCAAGAACACCTGGCCGTACGCAACAACGTTGGTCTCTTTGACCTCTCGCACATGGGAGAGTTCGAGGTGACCGGCACCGACGCGCTGGCCTTCCTCCAGAAGACCACTACCAACAATGTCGCCGCGCTGGAGATCGGAAAGATCCAGTACAGCTGCATGCCGTATCCCGATGGCGGCATTGTCGACGATCTGCTCATCTACCGTCTGCAAGACCGGTTCTTCCTGGTGGTAAACGCATCCAACATTAAGAAAGATTTCGAGTGGCTCCAATCAAACCTATCCGGCAACGTCCACTTGGCGAATCGCTCCGATGAACTGGGGTTGTTGGCTATCCAGGGGCCGAACGCCCAGAAGGTGATGGCTGAACTCACCCGTCACGATCTCGAATCGATGGCCTACTACACGTGGGCGATTGACATGGTCGGGGGTGTTGAACTGCTGTTCTCCCGTACGGGCTATACCGGGGAGGATGGTTTCGAACTCTATATTCCGAATGCCCAGTGTGCTCGGCTGTGGGAAGCGGTCACAGCGGCCGGAAAGAAGTACGGCATGGAATTGATCGGTCTTGGCGCGCGTGACAGCTTGCGCCTCGAAATGAAAATGGCGCTCTACGGAAACGATATTGACAAGACCACCACCCCTGTTGAAGCGGGTCTGAGTTGGATCGTCGATTTCGATAAAGAGTTCATCGGCAAGCCGGTGATGGTGAAGCAACGTGATGAAAAACCGAAACGCCGGTTGGTCTGTCTCGAACTTGAGGGGAAAGCATTCCCGCGACACGGCTACGACATTGTCGGAGACGGTAAGGTGGTCGGCAAGGTCACGTCCGGCACGTTCTCGCCATCGCTCCAAAAACCGATCGCCCTGGGCTATGTGCCGCTGGACAAATCCAGGATCGGCTCCATTATTGACGTCGCAATTCGGGACAAAACCTACCCGGCCACCGTGGTGAAACCGCCGTTTTATAAACATGCAACGCACAGGTAA
- a CDS encoding BatA domain-containing protein yields the protein MFSFLNGSVLFAALAALIPLIIHLFSRRRVKVVDFSSVRHLKAMQKRQVRRLKIRQLLLLLLRMLVILAVVLAFARPTTKSGTVGSHASVAAVVLLDNSASMNRYVTDGNLFDIAKKRTYELLQTFGQADQIVLMPLCRRSEQVTPQAFGSAAVALEQLEQTQVGYGEADFQTTLQSAVDLLTSAAHLNRELYIVSDQQRHSLPDKQLPIDSAARVYVVDLPLEVNDNIGIVSVDFGGQLIQPGLDFSLVATVKNYGPGDGSDMLASLFVDDRRVAQTSFRVGGNAEATVRFTHAVTATGFHSGYVEISDDKFQGDNRYYFSFRIADRFNVLIVNGDQSAQYIGLALAPSPALTQAWSVKTAAPDELSGVDLSGYDVVVLAGAPRLAAPFDERIKSFVMSGKGAFVVYGADSPIGDFNSLWSDMTGVMFDEPVRATFTRAGYYSFQSFTMAHPVFSLFGFEKSKPPEIKFFTLPKPRLVGQSRELAEFTGSRPALVENQFGSGRVITFTAPMIPDYTDLPGQAFFVPFVSRIVEYLASDLSSLETRLFVGGNIIRSPMLRGAPAYSLQMTSPDNMEYSLSPEDSPGAVTVNAKPTQLPGIYSLRYVSQEVDRFAVNLKPAECDLTAADMDQFTSAIGAASANQLTTGAPMEAAIASFRFGRELWQLFLWGAVLFLALEMLLARGAPPEE from the coding sequence ATGTTCAGCTTTCTCAATGGTTCCGTGCTGTTCGCCGCTCTGGCGGCGCTGATCCCGCTCATCATTCATCTCTTTTCACGGCGGCGGGTCAAAGTCGTGGACTTCTCATCGGTGCGGCACCTGAAGGCAATGCAGAAGCGGCAGGTACGCCGGCTCAAGATCAGACAGTTGTTGCTCTTGCTCCTTCGTATGCTCGTTATCCTCGCCGTTGTCCTGGCGTTTGCCCGCCCCACGACCAAGAGCGGGACAGTCGGATCGCACGCATCAGTAGCCGCCGTCGTTCTGCTGGACAATTCGGCCTCGATGAATCGGTACGTCACCGATGGCAACCTCTTCGATATCGCCAAGAAACGCACGTATGAGCTATTGCAGACTTTTGGACAGGCTGACCAGATCGTACTCATGCCGCTGTGCCGTCGATCCGAGCAGGTAACGCCGCAGGCGTTCGGCTCGGCAGCGGTTGCATTGGAACAACTGGAACAGACACAGGTGGGATATGGCGAAGCTGATTTCCAGACCACGCTGCAAAGCGCTGTGGATCTCCTGACTTCGGCGGCGCACCTGAATCGCGAACTGTACATCGTGAGCGACCAGCAGCGCCATTCACTGCCGGACAAACAGCTCCCCATCGACTCCGCCGCCCGCGTCTATGTGGTGGACCTTCCTTTAGAAGTAAACGACAACATTGGGATTGTCTCGGTCGATTTTGGCGGACAATTGATTCAGCCCGGCCTTGATTTCAGTCTCGTCGCCACCGTCAAGAACTACGGACCCGGTGACGGCTCCGATATGCTGGCATCACTCTTTGTCGATGACCGACGCGTCGCACAGACCAGTTTTCGAGTCGGCGGAAATGCCGAGGCCACGGTGCGGTTCACCCACGCGGTCACCGCGACCGGTTTTCATTCAGGGTACGTCGAGATCTCTGACGACAAATTCCAGGGGGACAACCGCTATTATTTCAGCTTTCGCATCGCCGATCGCTTCAATGTACTCATTGTCAATGGTGATCAATCCGCGCAATATATCGGTCTGGCGCTTGCTCCCAGTCCCGCCCTGACCCAGGCATGGTCGGTCAAGACAGCCGCCCCCGATGAACTCTCAGGGGTGGATCTCTCCGGCTACGATGTGGTCGTGCTGGCCGGAGCGCCACGGCTCGCCGCTCCCTTCGATGAACGTATCAAGAGTTTTGTGATGAGCGGCAAAGGGGCGTTTGTTGTGTACGGCGCCGACAGCCCGATCGGAGATTTCAACAGCCTGTGGTCCGACATGACCGGCGTGATGTTCGATGAGCCGGTACGGGCGACTTTCACCCGGGCCGGTTATTATTCATTTCAGTCTTTTACTATGGCACATCCGGTTTTTTCGCTGTTCGGTTTCGAGAAGAGCAAGCCGCCGGAGATCAAGTTCTTCACGTTGCCAAAGCCGCGACTCGTAGGCCAGAGCCGCGAATTGGCCGAGTTCACCGGCAGTCGGCCGGCTCTCGTCGAGAATCAATTCGGCAGTGGCAGAGTGATAACCTTTACTGCTCCCATGATACCAGACTACACCGACCTCCCCGGCCAGGCGTTCTTTGTACCGTTTGTTTCCCGGATCGTGGAGTACCTCGCTTCGGACCTTTCGTCACTCGAAACGCGCCTGTTTGTCGGCGGCAATATCATCAGATCGCCCATGCTTCGCGGAGCGCCCGCATATTCGCTGCAGATGACGTCGCCCGATAACATGGAATACTCGCTTTCACCCGAAGACTCCCCGGGCGCTGTCACGGTTAATGCCAAACCAACGCAGCTTCCCGGCATCTATTCTCTCCGTTATGTGAGTCAGGAAGTGGATCGCTTTGCGGTCAATCTCAAACCGGCGGAATGCGATCTGACTGCCGCCGACATGGACCAGTTTACCTCGGCCATCGGCGCCGCATCAGCCAATCAACTCACTACCGGCGCGCCGATGGAAGCGGCCATTGCCTCGTTCCGGTTCGGTCGAGAACTATGGCAGTTGTTCCTCTGGGGCGCCGTTCTTTTCCTCGCCCTTGAGATGTTGCTGGCGCGAGGTGCGCCTCCCGAGGAGTGA
- a CDS encoding 2-phosphosulfolactate phosphatase, with protein sequence MQIDLFLTPVPLAKANLEHKTVAVVDVLRSATSICAALLSGARGIIPTDGPGEAGEMRMKIGSEMTVMAGERDGVRMDSFTFGNSPAEFTREGVEGKFVIMTTTNGTAIFDKVSKASRVFSCGLVNVSKVAERVAAEKLDVTIVCSGQEGSFSIEDTLCGGMLIHLLETAHRQRVTVNDAASLALLLYRTNKTALRQTIQQGEHGRFLTSIGFAGDVELAAAVDSIPIVPQLKEGRLVADEH encoded by the coding sequence ATGCAGATCGATCTCTTTCTGACTCCCGTACCACTTGCCAAAGCCAACCTGGAACACAAAACCGTGGCGGTCGTCGACGTGCTGCGATCCGCTACGTCGATCTGCGCCGCCCTTCTGTCCGGCGCCAGGGGCATCATTCCCACCGACGGACCCGGGGAAGCCGGTGAAATGCGCATGAAGATCGGCTCTGAGATGACCGTCATGGCCGGCGAACGGGACGGTGTCAGAATGGACAGCTTCACGTTTGGAAATTCTCCCGCCGAATTCACTCGCGAAGGGGTTGAAGGGAAATTCGTTATCATGACCACCACCAACGGCACTGCCATTTTTGACAAGGTCAGCAAGGCGAGCCGGGTGTTCTCTTGCGGCCTGGTCAACGTGTCGAAGGTTGCCGAACGTGTCGCCGCGGAGAAGCTGGACGTCACCATCGTCTGCTCGGGTCAGGAAGGCAGTTTCTCGATCGAGGACACGTTGTGCGGCGGTATGCTTATCCACTTGCTGGAAACGGCGCATCGGCAGAGAGTGACGGTAAACGATGCCGCTTCGTTGGCGCTCCTGCTCTATCGCACCAACAAGACCGCGCTGCGCCAGACCATTCAACAGGGTGAACATGGCCGTTTTTTGACGTCGATCGGTTTTGCCGGCGATGTCGAGCTGGCGGCGGCGGTCGATTCAATACCGATCGTGCCGCAGCTCAAAGAGGGGCGCCTGGTCGCCGATGAACATTGA
- a CDS encoding toast rack family protein, producing MWRAILSLFVGATLASGAVGGALEHKTETVVIHGADRLSMNCSFGAGELIINPGDIPDAARLNVAYDPRRVDYDVEYEVKGSTGYLRLDSEWKRHRNVNTNDNRWDLVLPRKYPLDAKFEIGACDAEIDLGGLSLTELKLEVGAASGTIDFSRPNPERLREMRIEAGASSLKLINLGNANFEYLKFSGGAGSFDMDFRGEYHGESEAKIEIGLGSADIILPRGLAVRVETEDDNWFSSVDIDGGDLDKVSDDVWETPDFENAKDRLVMRLDVGMGSVDFRWKK from the coding sequence ATGTGGCGAGCGATTTTGTCGCTGTTCGTGGGGGCGACATTGGCTTCCGGCGCAGTCGGCGGCGCGCTGGAGCACAAAACGGAGACGGTTGTAATCCATGGGGCGGATCGGCTTTCGATGAACTGTTCATTTGGAGCGGGGGAGCTGATCATCAATCCGGGAGATATCCCTGACGCGGCGCGTCTGAATGTTGCCTACGACCCTCGTCGGGTCGATTATGATGTCGAGTATGAAGTCAAAGGCTCCACCGGCTATCTGCGGCTGGACAGCGAATGGAAACGCCACCGCAATGTGAACACCAATGACAACCGGTGGGATCTGGTGTTGCCGCGGAAGTACCCGCTTGACGCGAAGTTCGAAATAGGCGCGTGTGACGCCGAGATCGACCTGGGTGGGTTATCGTTGACGGAGTTGAAGCTTGAAGTGGGGGCAGCATCCGGGACGATCGACTTCTCGAGGCCGAATCCGGAGCGTCTGCGCGAGATGAGAATCGAGGCGGGCGCATCAAGCCTCAAATTGATCAACCTGGGGAACGCGAATTTCGAGTACCTCAAGTTCTCCGGCGGCGCCGGCTCCTTCGATATGGATTTCCGGGGCGAGTACCACGGCGAATCCGAAGCCAAGATCGAGATCGGTCTGGGCTCCGCGGACATCATCCTGCCGAGAGGGTTGGCCGTTCGGGTGGAGACTGAAGACGACAACTGGTTTTCCTCGGTCGATATCGACGGTGGCGACCTTGACAAGGTGTCAGACGACGTATGGGAAACGCCTGACTTTGAGAATGCGAAGGACCGCCTGGTTATGCGCCTGGATGTCGGCATGGGGTCAGTCGATTTTCGTTGGAAGAAATGA
- a CDS encoding PDZ domain-containing protein, with translation MPRRGFGSAGLLTALVLTLGVSQRGAAQNFEFDRLQQMVREFTVIMKIKVEISMGMQTNEQEQRVLGTVVSEDGLVVFDGSFLSTEHPFAAMSGFTMKTTPTKIEVSTFAGKKYSAEFVGIDRFTKLGFARITGDTAGRFKPVRFTSNLQFKVGSWLALYMLLPEFVNPPIAADIGMISTIVEQPERFPLTVGFNPTEMAGVLFDDQLVPVGVLGALMDPGSVNTDAGGMLESFNQFDIPMLGVVTGERLQKMIAAPPRKGEEDRAWLGITLQALTKDIAEFLGVTAPGGIIVNDVMKGSPAEKAGLLIGDIIYELNGQPMDIDSDEKLPVFQRHIAEMAPGTSIEFTVYRPHDFGIDTLRILATLEAAPLTATDAPEYQSKSLEFSVRNLVFSDYMAFNVDVGSLQGVVVSELKPGGLASVGGLQIGDVLQKIGTTTINSIDDVKAAVEAIESALPREVICFIWRDNKTMFVNIKTDWNQ, from the coding sequence ATGCCGAGGCGAGGGTTCGGCTCGGCTGGGCTCTTGACTGCCCTTGTTCTGACGCTTGGCGTCTCGCAACGAGGTGCTGCCCAGAATTTTGAGTTTGATCGGCTGCAGCAGATGGTCCGCGAATTCACTGTTATCATGAAGATCAAAGTTGAGATATCGATGGGCATGCAGACCAATGAGCAGGAGCAGCGAGTATTGGGTACCGTTGTCTCCGAAGATGGCTTGGTTGTGTTCGACGGCAGTTTCCTTTCCACCGAGCACCCCTTTGCCGCCATGTCAGGGTTCACCATGAAAACCACGCCCACGAAGATCGAGGTGAGCACCTTCGCCGGCAAGAAGTACTCGGCTGAGTTCGTCGGTATCGATCGGTTTACCAAGCTCGGTTTTGCCCGCATTACCGGGGACACTGCCGGTCGCTTCAAACCGGTTAGGTTTACCTCCAACCTGCAATTCAAAGTCGGTTCCTGGCTGGCACTTTACATGCTCCTGCCGGAGTTCGTGAACCCGCCGATTGCAGCGGACATCGGAATGATCTCAACCATAGTTGAGCAGCCGGAACGATTCCCACTTACGGTCGGGTTCAACCCGACGGAAATGGCGGGCGTGCTTTTCGACGACCAGTTAGTCCCGGTGGGTGTCCTGGGAGCACTTATGGACCCGGGTTCGGTGAACACCGATGCCGGCGGCATGTTGGAGTCCTTTAACCAGTTCGATATCCCGATGCTTGGGGTGGTGACCGGCGAGCGTCTACAGAAGATGATTGCGGCGCCGCCGCGCAAGGGAGAGGAGGACCGCGCCTGGCTGGGGATCACACTGCAAGCACTCACCAAGGATATAGCGGAATTCCTTGGTGTGACAGCGCCCGGAGGGATAATCGTTAACGACGTCATGAAGGGCTCTCCGGCCGAAAAGGCAGGTTTGCTGATTGGGGATATCATCTATGAATTAAACGGCCAACCGATGGACATCGACTCAGATGAGAAGCTGCCGGTGTTCCAGCGACATATCGCTGAAATGGCGCCGGGAACCTCGATCGAATTTACAGTCTATCGTCCACATGACTTCGGGATCGATACGCTTCGGATCCTGGCTACCCTTGAGGCGGCGCCGCTGACGGCCACCGACGCGCCGGAGTACCAGAGCAAGTCGCTCGAATTTTCCGTGAGAAACCTGGTGTTCTCCGATTACATGGCGTTCAACGTCGATGTCGGCAGTCTGCAGGGAGTGGTGGTATCGGAACTCAAGCCCGGCGGCCTGGCCTCGGTAGGCGGATTGCAGATCGGTGATGTTCTCCAAAAGATAGGCACGACCACGATCAATTCGATCGATGATGTGAAAGCGGCAGTTGAAGCCATTGAAAGCGCGCTTCCTCGAGAGGTGATCTGTTTCATCTGGCGTGACAACAAGACCATGTTCGTCAATATCAAGACCGATTGGAATCAGTAA